CTTTTCATCCAACTCCTGTGCTTTATCCCTTGCACTCGCGCTTAACTTCGTCGGAAATGTAGCAATTACATTCTCCAATTCTTTGAATGtaccatttccatcaatAGTTGTAAATGTGAAGTTGAATACATTCCGACTGAGACTTGTATCCAAGGAATTGAGATCGTTTTCGAGTTTTTGTGCGAATACTGCGAGTTGAAGTAAAGCGTGTTAGAACTGGAACTGGAGGAAAGCAAAAGAGAATCTTTTCCAGAGAGactgcctccacggcagtggcctCTGGAGGGCTAGCGGAACGTCTATCAATCAAACGATACAACGTCTGCAATCTCTTCAGCTCACAGACACTGAAGCACCCGGAGTGCCACTCCAAAAGATTAGAAAGATCAATCCCATTAACGGGGGCCAAGttcccaaacccccatagctcgctgcgctTGAGACAATagacattttgatatttccatACCCTCATGTTTATCCTTCATCCCTCAACCCATTACACCCACACCCGTCACAATCCCAAGCCATCGGCaaacaaagcaaaacaaatcagaaaagaaagtaagaAAGCACCAAACTCACCAAACAACCCTCTCAACCTCTTATCCTTCACCTTCtcaatccccatcccatccacctccCTGCcccccttcctctttcctttcccattcTCTCCAGAACCCCCCTCCTGCCGTGCAACATCAGCCCCAGCCCCAGCCCTCTTATCTGCGGCCATACCCATCATATCTTTTTGTGCTTCCTTCTCGTACCGCCCTCTTAATCCCTGATGACTCGTTTTCGTCTTCTCTTCACTTCTCTTGAATGTctcaaatttcttgaatattattCGAGGAATCTCAGATGGAAATCTCTACACAGCACTTTAGTTATGTGAGGCAGGTAGTTGGATACATCAACCAAGATGGACGAATATCCCCAATCACCTCCCTTCAATAAGAACAGGAAAGAAAACAGCACAATCATTCATCCGCACCGCTACTTGGCAGCATTCTTTCCCGAATTCGAGACATTCACAATAACATTATTTTGTTTAAAGAAAAGGATTTATTCATAAAAAGTTGAAAGGTAAAGCTTTTTGATGCTTTactctgctctgctctgtgaattcacattcatactaggtaggtaggtcgTAGCAATTGACCATACCCAGTATTTACCCGAACATTCCCCCCTCCAGAACTCCCTCCGCCGCCCGCCTATCAAACCCATTTGATCCTACCATCAATCCCCAAAACCTCTGCACTGCTATCCCTTACCCCTTTCCCTTCActccttttccatttcgCATAGTagaaatcttcattttcaatccGATCCCGTCTTGCAAAATAACACTTCCATGCCCAATCTCTACGTTATGCATCTTATGTACGTACTCATCTAATAAATACCGGAAAGAGTTgaaatatcttcatttctacTTCTTTGCTCTCCGTCTTCCATTCTTGTTCCCATACcataatttaaatatatcacCGCTTGACAGGATCTTGAGGTAAGAAGTTTCCAACAATCAGAGATGGGCTATTTGGATTTACTGTTAGTTTTGGTCTTGGAAATGCTGTTCATCTCAACCATGATTCCTTTTTACTGACAACCCCGTCTCCAGTCTCCTGAAACCCTCCACATAAAGGTACCCCtacagaagaaaagagagaaactTACATCTTATGATCATCCCTCCTCACATTGAACGAAAAACAACATTTAATCGTCGGATCTTTACTCTTATCATCCGGATTCTTCAACGAACAACTCGTCAGAAGTGCTTTCtgattcaaatcaaaagctaTAGCTCCAAATTTCTCCCAATAATTAACTAGCGATTCCTCCGTCAGGATCTCGTGGATCGCTATTTTTCCCTattgaaagaagattatCAGCcgttggaaaaggaaaagtatCGGAAGATAGATTCAGCCACAATTGCAGCATCTTCCACATTTGTCCTTGCCAAGAACGTTTGAGTGCGAGTGTGAACGAGAATGGAAATCTTCAAAGCAACTTACATCCCGTAATTTTTCAATAGGAACATGTATTAACTCAGCCATTTCCTTGTTTCCCCTGAAAATCTCTCCCGTTCTCCTCCAACAACAAGCTGGAATGGCCATACTTGCAAAAACTCGATCATACTCCATCAAACTCCTTTCAAACCACATTTCCACGTAGATGAGTTCAATATCTGTCAATGCTTGCACCTTTTCTCTGAACTTTGGTCGGAAACGATCCAATTGCCGGAGTATTTTTTGCTTTGAAGCCGGTTGCATATGTCCATCCATGTAAGCCGAAAGTCTCGCATACCCCTTAACATAATTGAAAGGCTTCAGCATTCCGGCGTCGTACTTTGCCCTCAACAACAGTTGCATTCTAACTTCGGGGACATCGTTACCAGTGGGATCAGCTGCTTGAAGGTAGTACTCGCGGGCTTTATCAATTGGTATGACGCTCGCCGGTCTCGAAATCGAGTTTCCTGGTGGATTCAGTCCTGCTGATGGACCACTACCTGAAGCTTGTTGCGCTCCTGATGTGAGCGTGTTGGAATTGCCTCCTGATAACATTGAACCAGCTTGATCAGGATAAAAATTTGATGTGTCTTCTGTACCTAGAGCTCCGTCGTCTAGAAGACTATTATTGAGGAAATCGTTCAGAAGATTGTACTCGTTGGTGACTTCCGGTGCGTTGAACATGTACGATGGATGGTAGTTATGCATATCTTGAAATTGGTTTTGCGACCCAAGCCAGTCATTCGGATACCCAAGAACTATAACGAAAAAGGATTAATACGTGCCCAATATTTCAAAGTAATCTCGGagacaaaagaagaaacccAGGAGAATATAAAGCATCATACATTGATTATTGCTGCTACAATTGAGAGCATTCGCTTGTATCCCAGAAACCGGTGTAGGCTGGGCCAGCTGAAGAGAGATACCACGGGATATGGCTGGTGCTCCAAGACTcaatttgttttcttgaacTTGATCTTGaccttgttgttgttgctgttgttccGCCGTGACGAACGAGTTATTTAGACTATTGTCAAGAGGATTTTCGAGCTTAAGACCTGGCGGTGTCCCTCCCAGCTCCTCCGCTGTTCCTGCTGTAGCGTTGTTGTTATGGTGATGCTGCTGACCCTTCGCCGCTGCCTTCTTCGTGGTCGACTCCGGTTCGCGGGGCTCATCATGACAAAGATGCCCAATTCCACGCTTTGTACACCTCGCGCAAGGTCGTACTAAATCGCATGTCATGTGCTGCTCAGGGACAAGACCGAATTAGCTGTTGGCCACTGGCATTTCAATGTCACGCATAACGGTATGCAAACACCCGTCCAACCCTCCCCTTGTAGTATGACCCAATCGAGTACTCACAGATCGCCGACAGTACACACAAGCTGTAAAAGACGTTCCACAATTAGCCAATGTTTCAGATCATGTAATTCAATTTGGGAAGTCGTTGGTTCCCTTGGGAAACTTCTGCATACCATGATTTACTTTACGCCTCTTCTTCGGGCTCTTGTTTGCGCCAGCAGCTGCAGATGATGCCGGTGGCTTTGCATCCTGCCCATTGTTGGCTCCATTTTGTTCCATGGCATCAGAGCCTAAGTTTCATAGGGTTCCATTGGATTGCGACGCTGCGCTGGTCGTTATTGAAGGGGTGAACGAAGCTTTTGAAAGACGATAAATTTATGAATAGAAGGACCCTTTCAGCTTGGTCAGCTCAATTCACTACTCATCACACAAGAGTGGAAATTTACCTTGTATTAATCGATTAGTAAAGTAATAATGTCCTTATCTAAATTGCTGGGTTAATTTGTGTTGCAAGATTTGGGTTAATGGGATTGTTGACTTGACGTGTAGAACGCGGGGCGACGGCAGCTACTGCAAATTTCATCGTGAAGCGAGGTTGATCAAGGGTGGTCCAGGTCTAAAAGATACTTTGGTACAAAGAACAAATAAATTGTAGATCATTATAactacatacatatcaatgatgaagaaggcaATTTTGGGTATCTAATACAATAACTATAGAATCAATGGCCACGCAACACAGAAATATTCCTCTGGAATGTTTCTCCCAAACTTAAACATGTAATCCCACTTTCCTCCCACCAAACCGTTGTGTCTTGCGTCAATAACCGTTTTTATGTCTTTAACCCAGAACAACGCCATTGTACTGTTCGAGATTGAGATGACTGAATAGAGCAGCTTGTACAGAAGCTTTACTCTTAGCCATAGCATCGGTAATACCTTCAATCTGTTGTAAGTTGCCCTTAATACTGTCCACGTGACCATCTATACTTTTAACAATGCCTTCAAGATCTTGATATTTCGAGGCCTGGAGGAGATGTTAGTTATGTATGaggtttataaataatagaaactTACGTTTAGAGTTATTGAGGAAGTAGATGCGTTCTCATCTATACCAATGTTATCATTGAGTACCTTTTGAGCGCCATCAACCTCGAACTGAAGCAATGGATGAGCTTTTCGAGCAGCTTGTCTTCTACTTGTCGCTTCATCCTTTGCATTTGCCTCCAGTTCTGCAAGATAtctctcctcattctcaagtagaatctcctctttcctcaaTTCGGCCTCCAAAAGATTATTTGAATGCAAAACCGGTGTGAGTTGATTCTCTAAAGCTCGATTGTAATCCAGTAtcttctcaaaatcaaaatcatcctcTGGATTGGTTCTTGTCCCTTTAGGAAATGGCATGCCCTTTCGAACTCTATTCAAAAGCCGACGGCTTATCATTTGTATTGCTGTACTGGCTTGAGTCTTCTTGCGTTCATCGCGAACCTGTAAGACAACTGGTCTTTGCACATCAACCAATAACTCTGAGATCTTATCTAAGCACGCTGGTGGTAGAGGTTCCCATTTCGTATTGATAGTTTCGTGTGTTACACGCCGAGTAACAGCTGCTAGATGTCGATATGAAGGCGGCTCTGGCTGTTCTTCCTCGGCCCGTTTATCCTGTGAATCTTCCACACGACGACGTTTAGTTTGTTGTTGTGGTTGCTGTTCTTCAGTATTCGAATTCTTCCGCTTCTTTGTGGACTCGGAATTATCTGAAGCCCCAGCTTTCTTAGTTTTTGGCTTTCCAGCATCCGGCTCATTGGTTTGTGATACATCCGATATTCTAACATGCTTCTTCGGCTTCGATGATTTCGATTGCTTCTCGGATGCTTCTTCGTCATTCTTGGAGGGCTTCTTCATTTTACGAGTTGGCACCGATGATTCAGGTCCTACCTGATGGCGCTTTTGTGATCGCGACGACTTGCTCTTCTCGGCCTCGATATTAACCCCATCgctctttctctctcgatTATTTGTAGTACCCACATTCCCCAACGCAGGCCTTCCACGATTTTTTTCCTCTACACGCGTGTGTGGCGCCTTTAATCCATCCTTTGTTCGGCCTCCCGTCGTCGCGCTTTTTGATGATCCATTACTCGCTGCGCGATCAACAACTCCTACAGCAGGTCTAcccctcttcttctgcgGTGCCAGAGAACTGATCGCAGTTACCGTTTCACTGACATCCGTATTGCCATGCCCACTCAATAATCCTCCCGtgttatttgtatttttccttcctcttctcgtTCTTGAACTCTCATCTTCAGCCACGACCTCAACATTGCCCTCTCCCTCATCGTTCCCCTCGCTTTGTTTCGAGATCCCAGAACCCGGATCCAAAGAAGGTCGacccctcttcttctcactAGGCACATTCATTCCCGTCGGAACCCAAGGTCTTGCCTTTTTCTTTGCAATTCCTCCACCCActgtatttatatttggaCTTTGACTTTGCGCGTGTGCCGTAGCTTGACTGCCTCCTGCCTCCTCCCCATTCGCAtctttattttcattatctTGCACCTCCCACCAGCTCGACGGTCTCGCTCTCCTACgctttccttcttctgccatattgatattgtaatCGTATCGTGTTATTGTTGTGCTGTGATCCTGGTGTTTTCCGTCCATCAACTTTCCATTCCCCTCAACCCATGCAACTCTGCGAACCAATCACATCGTTTCCTGACAGCCTCAAAAAccttttgttgcacgtctggTTACACAACCAGACATGGGGCTTTTTGCAGATCTACAATTTTTGGACcagaaagaggaagattccGCGATCTTGAAAATATTGCCCCGGGGATTTTGACCGAGAATTGCGATGCCAATTCTTCTGGGCGTTCTCCATTGAACACAGGCAAAATCGCATCGAGACATGAAATCGCGTGCATAAAAGCGCACGGATGATTTAAGGATTTTTGACCTTGTTGGACGCGCCGTCGTGTATGGATGGGAGTGTATTTGATGGGTAATTCACTCATGCGACTGAGTTGAGCCAACAGAGTTttatgggatgggatggaatgagTTAATTCGCTATTCACTTTTCACTATCTGTTTTGTTCTGTTTCATGATCTCCATTTCACATCGAATGTATTGAATGAGATTTCTTCACGATGACATATCAAACAACAATCAAGGAAGCAGGCATACTTTTTGACTGAACAGAGAAGTATATAAAGACCTTTTTGATTCATCCCATATCCATAACTCCGTACAAATGCTATTTTATAAGTCATTacccttcttcatcttcccatCTGATCTCGCCACTCAAGATCCGCTTATCTCCTTGGGTGACCATTTCCCCTTCCTCTGCCCCTAGGACTCTTCATAACCCTTCCACTACgatctcctccaccaccacctgaTCTCTTCTCCTCACCCAAGCCTCTCCTTCCAGCATTAAAGcctcctcttccaccacCTCTTCCACCTCGCCCTCTGTcacctcctcttccaccccttcccctctccctaTCCCCACCTATGCTCTTCTTAACAGCCTTtacctcatcctcatcaacatccatctcatcatcctcatcctgtCCCTTCCTGTTACTGAACTTAAGTCTTCCACCTCTACCCTTCTTCGGCGCATCTCTACCCTTCAATGCATGGACATAAGCACCCACACCACCATCTTCCTCTGCCGGAGTATCGATAACCAtttgatcatcatcatcactatcattGCCTCCAAGCAACAATTTTCCATCCAAGTCCACCTTTGCCTTTGTTCTGGTGATCGTTCGCGCTTTTATAGGTTTGGTAGTTGAAATACTACCAAGTGCCTTGCGATCCAGCAAATCAAGTggctcatcatcatcttccacaaTATATTGGTTCCCGCCAGTAGCCTTCTTACCGcccttctttcttgatttaCCAAGgacttcatcatctgaaacATCAGAGCCAGATGATTCGGAGTCACTTCCGTGAAGAGCCTCATCGTATTCATTCTCGAAtctgtttcttctcttgccACCAGtttcctcctcatcactGTCCTCGCCTGCTTCTTTAGCGGCATCcttatttctctttcttctctcacGGGTCTTGCGAATATTGGTAATGAGCTTCTTGTCTTCTTCTGGACAATGCTTATTGACAATCTCAACGCCGAATCGACGAATCATACGTTCGAGAATGTGCTTAACCTTGGCCTTGAAATGAGCTTTGTGCTCATGACTCCAGACCATGAGATTAGGAATGAGACTTTCAAGACGTGGAAGcacaagagaagaaggcagaGAAATGACACAGACTTTAACAAAGCCAAGAACACTGCGAACAATTTCACGATTGTTGGATGTGAGGAAGAGATCCATAGTTTGGACAAGATCACT
The nucleotide sequence above comes from Botrytis cinerea B05.10 chromosome 14, complete sequence. Encoded proteins:
- the Bcrds2 gene encoding Bcrds2; translation: MEQNGANNGQDAKPPASSAAAGANKSPKKRRKVNHACVYCRRSHMTCDLVRPCARCTKRGIGHLCHDEPREPESTTKKAAAKGQQHHHNNNATAGTAEELGGTPPGLKLENPLDNSLNNSFVTAEQQQQQQGQDQVQENKLSLGAPAISRGISLQLAQPTPVSGIQANALNCSSNNQFLGYPNDWLGSQNQFQDMHNYHPSYMFNAPEVTNEYNLLNDFLNNSLLDDGALGTEDTSNFYPDQAGSMLSGGNSNTLTSGAQQASGSGPSAGLNPPGNSISRPASVIPIDKAREYYLQAADPTGNDVPEVRMQLLLRAKYDAGMLKPFNYVKGYARLSAYMDGHMQPASKQKILRQLDRFRPKFREKVQALTDIELIYVEMWFERSLMEYDRVFASMAIPACCWRRTGEIFRGNKEMAELIHVPIEKLRDGKIAIHEILTEESLVNYWEKFGAIAFDLNQKALLTSCSLKNPDDKSKDPTIKCCFSFNVRRDDHKIPSLIVGNFLPQDPVKR